TAGGGCATGACATGAGGCTGTCTCCAACTGCGGGAGGTGCGGCACAGGCCGGCGGGGCAGCAGCAAGGTCTCGAACGGCCAGACGGCCCAGAACGGAACCACAACGACCCAGTGATCGTTCGCCAAAACGATGCGATGCGCCGCTGCCGCCTCCAGCTCCGCGTAGTCCACCAGCAAAGGCGCGCGATGGGCCTCGAAATAGTCTCTCTGAGCGCGGTCTTCCTTCTCAGCTTCATTGGGCCGATTCGATTGAGCCCAGATCTGTCCGTGGGGATGCGGATTGGAGCACCCCATGATCTCCCCCTTGTTCTCGAACACCTGAACCCAATGATATTGTCTCGAAAGCTCCGTGACCTCGTTTCTCCACGTGTCGATGACCCCCCGCATTTCCGCAACCTCCATCTGGGCCAGCGTCAAGTCATGCCGGGGGGAGAAGCAGATTACCCTGCAGCAGCCGGGCTCAACCCGGAACTGGAGGAGGGGATGCGCGGGCGGACCGGCAGGATTCGCGCGATGGGTGAGGGCCGGATAGTCGTTGTCGAACACGTACGTGTTTACGTACGCCGGGTTGACCGCCCCTCCGGCCCTCTTGTTTCCAGGACAGAGGTAGCACGACGGATCGTAGGGAGGCCGCTGAACCGACAGCGGCGGATCAATCTGACCCAGCCAGGGGCGTTCCGTCCGCTGTGGCGACACGAGAATCCACTCTCCGGTGAGGGGATTGCGCCGCCGATGGGGGGTCATGGGCGCCATTGTTCATGTGGGAGCTGCCCCCGTCAACCCCGCACCCAAGTTGGTGTGGTAGTTCAGTGAAAATGTCCTCCTGTAACTGTTCAGTGATTCTGTCCTCTTTCTTCGTGACCGAGAGGATCTTTGGAAAGGAGATTAT
This genomic stretch from Nitrospirota bacterium harbors:
- a CDS encoding UDP-glucose--hexose-1-phosphate uridylyltransferase, with the protein product MTPHRRRNPLTGEWILVSPQRTERPWLGQIDPPLSVQRPPYDPSCYLCPGNKRAGGAVNPAYVNTYVFDNDYPALTHRANPAGPPAHPLLQFRVEPGCCRVICFSPRHDLTLAQMEVAEMRGVIDTWRNEVTELSRQYHWVQVFENKGEIMGCSNPHPHGQIWAQSNRPNEAEKEDRAQRDYFEAHRAPLLVDYAELEAAAAHRIVLANDHWVVVVPFWAVWPFETLLLPRRPVPHLPQLETASCHALAAILRELLVKYDNLFGVSFPYSMGWHGAPGAGDDQPHWQLHAHFYPPLLRSATVKKFMVGYEMLAEAQRDLTAEEAAARLRSVTSDRTGVA